CGCCCAACAGCAACATCCAGGTGACTTGATCGGGAGCTCCCATCGCGAACAACAGATAACGCAGCACCCAACTGGCCATACCGATCATCAGCATCAACTTGACGCCCAACTTACGGAAGAAGAACGGGATCAAGATCATAAAGAAGATCTCCGACATCTGCCCCAGCGTCATCGTCGAACCCGGTTCGGTAAAGCCGGCGGCCCCCAGGTAAGCGGAGGTCTGACCATAATAATATCCCAACGGGATGCAGATCAGCATCGAACAGATCGCAAACACAAGGAACCCGGGACTCTTCATCATCCCAAAGGCATCCAGCATCAACAGCGATCGGAAGTCCAACGGCTTGTCCTTCGCGGGCGGTGGCGTGTGGGGCAGGGTGAAGCTGTACAGGCCTAGCAAAATGCTGCTGATCGCTCCCAACCAGAAGATGTTCAACGAATCGGACCATCCCGCGAATCCAAGCGTCAGCCCAGCAACGATCCAACCGATCGTTCCCCAGACACGAATCTTAGGGAAGTGGTTTTGGTCGGGAATGTGAGTGAAGGCGATCGTGTTGCTGAGTCCCAGCGTCGGCATGTAGCAACACATATAAGCGATCATCAAGCGGACCATCAACGTGCCATCCCCATCGGCAGCGATCGAGGGAAGCATGCACATGATCCCGCCGCCGATCAGCAGCAGGACTCCCATCACGCGCTCGGATGCGAAGAACCGGTCGGCGATCAGCCCCAGGAACAGCGGCGCGAAGATCGCCGCGATCGGAGCGCTTTCGTAGGCCCCACCAGTGAATTCCGCCAATCCGTTACTCCCCAAGGCCAGGGCCAGCGTTGCAAACCAGGCACCCCAGGCGAAAAACTGGAGGAACATCATGATCGACAATCGCGTCGTCATGTTCGACTGGGACGTGGGGGCGGCAGTGCTCATCGTGACACGAACTCCGTTGTGCAGGATCTCGGAAGGAGAGGGTAGGAGAGGCGAATCGCTGCAAAATCGCAGCGTTGCAAATCTTGGGAAGTGCCGATTCTAGTCCACCGCCGCGTCACGGGCACCCCCGCAATGCAATCATTCACCGCCCCCGCGGATCGCTCGTATAATGAACACCAAGCAAGACCAGTCGCCCTCCCCCCGTGGGCCGCGATGGCGAGCGACTCTCGGCGCGAATTCGATCCCAATTCTCGAGCAAGAAACTTTTAAATTCATCGCCGGCGCACTATAATGCCGAACACCCTCCCTGTGCCACAGCGTCAACGCTGACATGCCCACCGCTTTGCGAAAACCGAGCATATCATGAACAGACTGTGTTTTTACGTCATCGCTCTACGATTGGTTGTCACGCCGACTGGACTGCAAGCCGACGACGCTGCAGCTCCCGATGCCCAACATGTCGCCTTCTTTAATGAATCGATCCTGCCCGTCCTTAAGGAGCATTGCTTCAAGTGTCACGGCGGCGATAAGGAAAAAGGAGGCCTGAAACTCGATTCGCGATCGGCTCTGATCCGCGGTGGCGACAGCGGTTCGGGGATCGACATGGATTCACCCGAGCAGAGCATTTTGCTGGAAGCGGTCCGCTTCGAATCGTACGAGATGCCGCCGTCGGGCAAGTTGCCCGATGAGACGATCGAATTGATCGCCCGCTGGGTTGCGATGGGGTCGCCCTATCCAGCTGACATGATCGGCGACGACGACGCCCCGGTTCACGAATCTCCCGGCTCGCGCGTCACCGACGAGGACCGCAAGTTTTGGTCCTTCCAACCGATCCAAAATCCGCCGGTTCCAGCGACCGATGACGCGGACTGGGCGCGGACGCCGACCGATCGCTTCATCTTGAATCGTTTGGCTGAAAATGGACTGCAGCCCAATGGCGAGATCTCGCCGCGCGGTCTGCTGCGCCGCGTCTATTATGACCTGACCGGACTGCCTCCAAGCATCGAAGCGATCCAAGAATTTGAAGCCGACCCGAGCGACCTCGCTTATCAGAAGATCGTTGACAACTTGCTCGCTTCGCCCGAATACGGCGAGCGATGGGGGCGGCACTGGATGGATCTGGTTCGCTACGCCGAGACGAACAGCTACGAGCGAGACGACGCCAAGCCCGAGGTCTGGCGTTTCCGCGATTACGTGATCGATTCGCTGAACGCCGACAAACCGTTCGACGATTTTACTCGCGAACAGATCGCCGGCGACGAGATGGAATTTAAGCCGGAGCGTTTGGTTGCGACCGGTTACCACCGACTGGGAATCTGGGACGACGAACCAGCCGACAAAGAGCTTGCGTTTTACGACGACATGGATGACATCGTCGGGACGACCAGCCAGGTCTTCCTGGGACTGACCGTCCATTGCGCTCGCTGCCACGAACACAAGATCGATCCGATCCCGCACGCCGATTATTACCGGATGCTCTCCTTCTTCTCCGGCCTGAATCGGCTGGGAGTTCGCAGCGGCGATTCGGTCCGCCAGAACTCGCTGCGTCCGATGGTTCCGCCCAGCCAAGAGCGTCAATATACCGAGGCGAAGAAGCGTTACGAGAACGAGCGTCGCGAGCTGGAAAAGACGATTCGCGAGATCGAGAAACAGGTGCAGCCCGATTTCCAACCTGTCGAGCACGAGGACTTCGCTTACCAAATGAACCGCGAAGCGATCGTGGGCAAGCGGGTCGGCAAGCTGATCGACCAAGCGAAATACGACCAATACGTCGCTGCCCGGAAGCGGTTGGCCGAAATCGAGCGGAACAAACCCGCTGAGGTGGGAATGGCGTTGTGCGTGACCGAGATCGGTTCGCAAGCTCGCCCGACGTTTGTGCTGACGCGCGGCAATCCGCACGCGCCGGCCGATCCGGTGGAACCTGGCTTCCCCGAAATCTTGGGTGGCCAAACGCCAGAGATTCCTGCCAGTCCGAATCCTGAAACCTCGGGACGCCGAATCGTGCTGGCCGATTGGTTGGTCAGCGAAAGCAATCCGATGACCGCTCGCGTGCTGGCCAACCGGTTGTGGCAATACCACTTCGGCCGCGGGATCGTTCGCACCCCCAACGACTTCGGTTTCCAAGGGGCTCCCCCAACCCATCCGCTGTTGCTCGACTATCTGGCCAGCGAATTGATCCGCGCCGATTGGCATCTGAAACCGCTGCATCGGATGCTTGTCACCAGCAGTGCCTACCGGATGTCATCGGACAGTCGCGACGAAGCGGTTGCCGCCGATCCGACCAACGACTTCTTCTGGCGATTCGAATCGCGACGGTTGAGCGCCGAAGAGATCCGCGACTCGATGCTCGCCGCGACCGGCAAATTGAACCTCAGCAAGGGAGGCCCTAGCATCTACCCGATCATCGAAGCGGAGGTCCTGGCGGGCCAGTCGCGACCGGGAGCCGGTTGGGGCAAAAGCAGCGACGCCGAACGCGCCCGACGCAGCGTTTACATTCACATCAAACGCTCCCTCGGCGTTCCGTTGCTGATGAACTTCGACGCCGCCGATACCGATTTCACCTGCCCCGTCCGTTTTGCAACGATCCAACCGACGCAAGCGTTGGGGATGTTTAACAGCGATTATCTAGTGCGACAATCGTCCGACCTCGCCGATCTTGCAGAGCGTGAAGCTCCTGCGGGAGACGCTGCCGATCGCGTCGCGGCGGCGCTGCGACGCGTGCTGCAACGCGACGCCAGCGAACAAGAGATCGCCTGGGGCGTCGAACTGATGCAACGTCTGCGATCCGAACACCAGGTCGACCAACGCCGCGGCTTGGAACTGTTCTGTTTGGTCGCCTTGAATTTGAACGAGTTTATCTATCTGGACTGACACGCGTTTGACTGCTGACGAATCTTCCGCGACGCACCCACCGAAGCGTGGTCCCTCGACGCGGAATCCACTTTCACGCCCCTCCTGCTAACAGGCTCTATCCGATGACAACCAACAACGAATTCTGCCGTCGCACTCGCCGTCAAGCTCTTTGGGAAATGGGCTGCGGCTTCACCGGAACCGCATTGGCCACGATGCTTGGCGACTCGTTCCTGGGAACGCAATCGGTCGCTGCCGACGGCAAGACGGCATGGGAAAATCCGCTCGCCCCCAAGCAACCGCCGCTGCCTGCAAAAGCCAAGTCGGTGATCTTCCTGTACATGTATGGCGGCCCCAGCCACATCGATACGTTTGATTACAAACCGGCGATGAAGGGGATGGACAACAAGTCGATCGAAGTCAAAACGTTTGGTCGCGGTGGACATAAGAACAAAGGCCGGATCGTCGAACCGCGTTGGGACTTCAAGCAGTACGGCGAGTGTGGCAAGTGGGTCAGCGATCTGTTTCCCAACTTGGGAACCTGCGTCGACGACATCGCGTTCATCCATTCGATGACCGCCGATTCGCCGATCCACGGGTCGGCGATGCTGCAGATGAACAGCGGCCGAATCCTCAGCGGCAGCCCCTGCCTGGGATCGTGGGTCAATTACGGCCTGGGAACCGTGAATCAAAACCTGCCCGGGTTTGTCGTCATGTTAGACCCGCGAGGCGGACCGATCAGCGGCGCGAAGAACTGGAGCAGCGGTTTCATGCCGGCTCACTACCAAGCGACGGTGATGAAGAGCAACGGATCGCCGATCCTGAACCTGAAACCGCAAGCCGGCATGACCGACGCGTTGCAACGCGACTTGTTGGATACGATGCGGAAGTACAACGAACAACATCAAGCGGCGCGGATCGAAAACACCGATCTGGCAGCAAGGATCAGCAGTTACGAACTGGCTTATCAAATGCAAGCCGCCGCTCCCGACGCGGTCGACCTCTCGAAAGAAGACGCCCGCACGATCGACGATTACGGGATGAACGATGAAAAATCGAAGACCTTTGGCAAGCAGTGTCTGATGGCGCGGCGGCTGGTCGAACGGGGCGTCCGCTGCGTGCAGATCTACAGCGGCGGCGCTCACAACGACGACAACTGGGATGCCCACAACGACATCGCCGTCAACCACAACCTGCACGCGGCGGAGACCGACAAACCGATCGCCGCACTGCTGAAGGACCTCAAGCAGCGCGGGATGCTCGATTCGACACTGGTCGTCTGGGGTGGCGAGTTCGGCCGCCAACCGACCGCTGAATACGAGAAGGGAACCGGCCGGGATCACAACGCCTACGGCTTCACGATGTGGATGGCTGGCGGCGGGATCAAGGGGGGCGTCAGCGTCGGCAAGACCGACGAACTGGGAGCCGCCGCCGTGGAAAACCGCTACCACGTCAAGAACCTGCACGCCACGATCCTCGACCGCCTGGGATTCGATCCCAACCACCTGACCTACTTCTTCGGCGGGCTGGATCAAAAACTGGTCGGCGTCGAAGGAGCCGAACCGATCCACCAAGTGCTAGCCTAGCCAAGCCCGCACCAACCAACGCGGCCACTCGCCGTTCTCGTTTAACCGCAATACCGTTCAACGAAGGAGCCTCGGACCGTCGAAAGAATTAGCGGCGGGATGTAGTGGACGAGGTTACGAGTCCCAGCGATTTGGCCTGACGCAAAAGGACTCGTAACCTCGTCCACTACGCTTCGTTGAACGGTATTGCGTTTAACCGCGTGGGCAACGCCCCACGCGGCTGGCAACACAACCTGCAACTCTCGCAGACCGACAGTACTGAGTGTCCAGCGCTCGCCCCAGAAAAACGCGCGGCCCGATGGGCACGCGGTTAAACGAATGCGAATTTTACCAACACGGCCACTCGCCGTTCTGGTTTAACCGCGTGGGCAACGCCCCGCGCGTCCGACCACTTGGGCTGCAACTCTCGCAGCCGACGGTACTGAGTGTCCAACGTCAGCCCCAGAAAAACGCGCGGCCCGATGGGCACGCGGTTAAACGAATGCGAATTTTACCAACACGGCCACTCGCCGTTCTGGTTTAACCGCGTGGGCAACGCCCCGCGCGTTCGACAACCTGGGCTGCAACTCTCGCAGACCGACAGTACTGAGTGTCCAGCGCTCGCCCCAGAAAAACGCGCGGCCCGATGGGCACGCGGTTAAACGAATGCGAATCCAACCAACGCGGCCACTCGCAGTTCTCGTTTAACCGCGTGGGCAACGCCCCGCGCGTCCGACAACCTGGCCTGCAACTCTCGCAGATCCGCGGTACTGAGTGTCCAGCGTTTGCCTCAAGAAAACGCGCGGCCCGCTGGGGACACAGGCTCAACGGGGGCGCTCAGCTGCTGGCGCTGCGGTAGCTGAGCAGTGCTTTGCGGAACACCCAACGGCTGGCGACTAGGCAGACGACGGTTGCAAACAGCATGAATCCGGCCAGCGGCCATTCCCAAGCCGCCCGCGGATCCAGTGGCTTGGCAATGATCCTTGCCGGGACGTTCACGACAACCAGCACGGGGATCACAAACGTGAACAGCCCCCACAGACTCCAGCCCCAGCCGTTCTGATAGATCTCCATCGGGTAGCGGCTGAAGTTGGTGATGTAGAA
Above is a genomic segment from Rosistilla ulvae containing:
- a CDS encoding MFS transporter, with protein sequence MSTAAPTSQSNMTTRLSIMMFLQFFAWGAWFATLALALGSNGLAEFTGGAYESAPIAAIFAPLFLGLIADRFFASERVMGVLLLIGGGIMCMLPSIAADGDGTLMVRLMIAYMCCYMPTLGLSNTIAFTHIPDQNHFPKIRVWGTIGWIVAGLTLGFAGWSDSLNIFWLGAISSILLGLYSFTLPHTPPPAKDKPLDFRSLLMLDAFGMMKSPGFLVFAICSMLICIPLGYYYGQTSAYLGAAGFTEPGSTMTLGQMSEIFFMILIPFFFRKLGVKLMLMIGMASWVLRYLLFAMGAPDQVTWMLLLGVALHGICYDFFFVTGFMYTDNKAPREIRGQAQSLLVFLTQGLGLFFGFRFAFGANFPFTNIPLPTRIGEYGAAPGPELAEQISALRADAATPTFLESLMNMFNKGYPEGLDTAAYVVPAMQDWKNYWIFPAILASAVFVLFTVGFWDRMTPAAEEEATTEEA
- a CDS encoding PSD1 and planctomycete cytochrome C domain-containing protein, yielding MNRLCFYVIALRLVVTPTGLQADDAAAPDAQHVAFFNESILPVLKEHCFKCHGGDKEKGGLKLDSRSALIRGGDSGSGIDMDSPEQSILLEAVRFESYEMPPSGKLPDETIELIARWVAMGSPYPADMIGDDDAPVHESPGSRVTDEDRKFWSFQPIQNPPVPATDDADWARTPTDRFILNRLAENGLQPNGEISPRGLLRRVYYDLTGLPPSIEAIQEFEADPSDLAYQKIVDNLLASPEYGERWGRHWMDLVRYAETNSYERDDAKPEVWRFRDYVIDSLNADKPFDDFTREQIAGDEMEFKPERLVATGYHRLGIWDDEPADKELAFYDDMDDIVGTTSQVFLGLTVHCARCHEHKIDPIPHADYYRMLSFFSGLNRLGVRSGDSVRQNSLRPMVPPSQERQYTEAKKRYENERRELEKTIREIEKQVQPDFQPVEHEDFAYQMNREAIVGKRVGKLIDQAKYDQYVAARKRLAEIERNKPAEVGMALCVTEIGSQARPTFVLTRGNPHAPADPVEPGFPEILGGQTPEIPASPNPETSGRRIVLADWLVSESNPMTARVLANRLWQYHFGRGIVRTPNDFGFQGAPPTHPLLLDYLASELIRADWHLKPLHRMLVTSSAYRMSSDSRDEAVAADPTNDFFWRFESRRLSAEEIRDSMLAATGKLNLSKGGPSIYPIIEAEVLAGQSRPGAGWGKSSDAERARRSVYIHIKRSLGVPLLMNFDAADTDFTCPVRFATIQPTQALGMFNSDYLVRQSSDLADLAEREAPAGDAADRVAAALRRVLQRDASEQEIAWGVELMQRLRSEHQVDQRRGLELFCLVALNLNEFIYLD
- a CDS encoding DUF1501 domain-containing protein, which produces MTTNNEFCRRTRRQALWEMGCGFTGTALATMLGDSFLGTQSVAADGKTAWENPLAPKQPPLPAKAKSVIFLYMYGGPSHIDTFDYKPAMKGMDNKSIEVKTFGRGGHKNKGRIVEPRWDFKQYGECGKWVSDLFPNLGTCVDDIAFIHSMTADSPIHGSAMLQMNSGRILSGSPCLGSWVNYGLGTVNQNLPGFVVMLDPRGGPISGAKNWSSGFMPAHYQATVMKSNGSPILNLKPQAGMTDALQRDLLDTMRKYNEQHQAARIENTDLAARISSYELAYQMQAAAPDAVDLSKEDARTIDDYGMNDEKSKTFGKQCLMARRLVERGVRCVQIYSGGAHNDDNWDAHNDIAVNHNLHAAETDKPIAALLKDLKQRGMLDSTLVVWGGEFGRQPTAEYEKGTGRDHNAYGFTMWMAGGGIKGGVSVGKTDELGAAAVENRYHVKNLHATILDRLGFDPNHLTYFFGGLDQKLVGVEGAEPIHQVLA